In Telopea speciosissima isolate NSW1024214 ecotype Mountain lineage chromosome 10, Tspe_v1, whole genome shotgun sequence, the DNA window CCAGTGTTTTTCAATTGGGTGTCTCAGTGCATTGTAAATCCAGGGTATGTGGTGTCCCTAAATGGAGCACAGTTGCCAAAATTCTTTGCAAATCGGGGTCTACAATAGGGGTGCCCCATGTCTCCCTTCTTATTTAACATGGTACTTCAGGTGTTCATGGACTCTTTGGCTGATGCGGCACACCAAGGGGATTTTGCATACCACCAGGTTTGCCAAAAACCTGAGGTTATCTCGATATTTGTATTTGGGAAGGCAATTGGCTCCAATGTCACCAAGTTGCACATGATTTTCCAGGAATTTCAAAGTTATCAGGGTTAATAATAAATCACCGAAAATCATCCATCTTCTCAAATTGTTCTTCTGAGGTTGGAAGGGTATTTTGTGAGACCTTGGGGTTCAACACGTCACAGTTGCCTATAAAATACTTGAGGGTATCCCTTGCTTCCAAGTCTCTTTTTGCAATGGATTACGCTTCTCTGGTATTCTGGTTGGAGGGGAGGCTGACATCCTAGAAAGCAAAATGTCTTTCTTATGCAGGAAGATTGGCACTTATACAATCGACTTTGATGGGGACTATGTCGTATTGGCTTAATTTCTTTCATATACCACAGAAGGTGCTACATGATATGGAGGTATATGAGACTCCTCGGCAATGGATCCTGCTCTTAGTAACCACTGGAATGAGATTCAAAATACCTGATTGTACTCAAAATTACAAAGAGATACACCGGTTTGGACTGCAAACACGAGTGGGAAGTTCACGTTGAAGTCTGCTTGGGAACTGGCTCGAGAGCAATCTACACAGGTGCCATGGCACCATTTGATCTGGTTCTCCACAACTCACCCTTGGTTTGCTTTCATAGTGTGGCTAGCGGTATTGGGCTGGCTCTCAATGAAGTCTCGGATGGTGGCGTGGGGAATGGAAACTGATGCAATGTGTGTGCTCTGTAAATCAGCAGCGGAGACACTTGACCACTTGTTCTTCCAATGCTCATACTCGGCGAAACTTTGGAAGTCCATCCTTGCACTAACTGGCTACTCACGGGGACCTCTAACGTCATGGCAAGCGGAGATATCTTGGTTGGTCACCCATTTTCAATGGAATACTCTTCTCAGTAAGGTGAGACGTTTCAGCTTTGTTGTCTTAGTGTACAAGCTATGGGGTGAAAGGAACAACCGGATATTCAAAGGAGGTGAGCTTACTGCTGGTGTTATTCTACGACAAGTTATGAATGACACTAGAGGGCGGTTTTCTGGTGGGAAGTGGGCTGCTTCAGATGATAACAGAACTAGGGATTTCTTTGCCACTTGGGGGATCCAAGTTCAGTACCACCATGCTCAAGCCTCTTATCATTCCTAGCCTCCACCACCTACGGGCTGGGTTTCGATAAACTGTGATAGCTCTATGCTTGGGAATCTTAGCAGCTTCGGGGCGATTGGCCGTATTGCTGCTGGCCAGGTGTTATTTGCTACTGCTGGAGGTTTCTGTGGCGATTGCGTCTTGAAGGCAGAGCTAGAGGCTATTCGATGTGGGATGGCAAAGGCAAAGGATATGGGCATTCCTCAGATTCAGGTTCGATCATATTCAAAGTGCGTTGTGCAAATGATAACTGGGCTCTATACCACACACCTTGGTACTATCTGGGATTGATGGAGGAAATCCCTAAGCTACGGGACGGATTTAGAAGTTGTAGTTTCAGTCACCATGTTCGGGAGACTAACAAATGTATGGACTACTTGGCTGGGCTACTTCAGTCTAGCCAGGTGGTTTATTTTAATGTGCCTTGCCTACCACTGACACTCTTCAAACTTGTCCAGGATGATGTCTCTGGTAGGAAGTTCCAAAGAATGtaatctatttttttccctGTGTTTGCTGTTTCAACTGAACCCCAACCAGGTGGATTCTTATTGGTGCCGAAAACAATAGATATTTTAAAAGCTTTTaggactgagtttccctccaccaacggtgaatgggatcccattcaccgaggggtgGGAATGGGCATccagagggtattttggactataaaaaaaatcctatgagcggtttgtgaaccctaggatggtgggtgatcCATCTTCAATGGATGGcagaaaactttgtccaaactTTTAAGCTAAACTTTCTAAAACTTTATAACTAGTATGCTTTCACAAATGAGGCTAAGGAATTGGTCGGTTCGGTTCATATTCGGTTTGTTACTAGGCCAACTCGAAACCATAccattaaagaaaatttttgattttttatgagttttggtttttgttcggttttttattagttttttcttATACTTTTGTAATTGAGCTACCAGCTGATTCGGTCCAGTTTGGTTTTCGTTTTACATGTATACGTAAGGAAATCAATAGAAAAATTATGGTTTTTTTGGGATTTCAGTTTCTCATTGGTTACTATCAGGATGATCTTGAACGTTTTTTTCATCGAGTTCGATTTGCTTTTCAGTTTTGATCGGTCCAATTTGGTTTCGTTTCTCTACCAATTTCATAAAATcacaaaccaaaaccaaattgataaGAGTTCGGTTTGATTCCATTAGTTCCAAGCTGCACTAATTGATTCAACCAGTTCGGTCTGAAGTCTGAACTTTGACACCCTTGGCCTTACCAAAGGCTCTTAACTGTTAGGCTAACCGCCATCTTCGACCAAGAAAGCGGTTACGGGGGCTGACTCACAGTAAGGACTGCGAGCCGTTGGTCCATAATTTGGTTCGATGCCCGAGCCGGTTTTCCTTTTAGAGGTACCGAAAAGAGGGATTCAACTTCGAAGTTCGAACCGGCATCCTAGTTCCTTTTGCGATCCTTCCTGCCTGTAAATTACACCCTGGAGCTAGAGGGCGAAATACTTCTTCCAGAATCTATTCCCCCCtccatttctttcttcaaattcaaataaaaactcTCGAGGTGAGTCCCAAATCGCGATCCCCATCTCATCTCTCTCCACCCACATCTTCATGGATGATTTCGAAGCCCCATCGTTCTCTCTAGGCATTGATCTCGACTACGATTCAGAGCTCAGAGCTGTCCCCAAAGAAGAATCAATCTGCAAACAAGCTACAGAATCTTCAACCAATGTAAGCTTCCAAGTTCTTGGAGAGGATGACGGTTTTCAAGTTCAACCCCTAGATCTGGGCCTACACACCAAAGATCCTCCTCCGGTTCTCAAGCGCCTGAAGCGAGGGCCAGCGACTCGGTCGCCTGCTGTTAGTAAGCGTCAACTGGTGCAACCTTCActggatgttgatgatgataataTCGAAGAGCTCTCATCGCAGGAGGAACCACTTAGAGGTAGGAAAATAGGAATCCTTTGTTTCTGCTGGCCATATTTTTTCCCCTTGTCCCATTTAAATCTTGTTTCTGTGATAATTTATTCTGGGTGAGTGACACAATTGTTACTAAGAATATAGTCTTTATGTATTAATGTCCGAAATGTCATTGTAATTCGAATTCAAGTAAGAAAATGTTAGTAATGCAgacaaacaagaaaaagagacaaaagaTTTTGTGGTTCGGCTTGAATGCCTATGTCCACAAATGTAATACCCACAATTATTTCTAGGGTACTACGGATGTTCGCTATTTATAGATTGAGTTACAGCCCAAGCCAGTAATTCAACAATCACCTATTAATCATACCAAATCACCAGATCCCTTTTCAATTGTAGAGCTTTGGTGATACGGTAATCTTTCTcttaacattccccctcaagttgtGGCAGAGATATATAGAGATCCCAACTTCTTGAAATAGATTTCTCGACAAGGCTTCAGTAAAAATATCTGCAATCTCCTGTTCACTTCAAACTGGAAGAGTCTCAGTCAACTTGGCTCGACTGTTACTCGTTCAAAATGTTAGTCAACTtctatgtttttggtttttccttGAAATACTGGATTTGATGCAATATGTGTCATTGCCTGATTATCACAGAACAGTTTCATCAAGTTGTTAGTAGAACCCAAGGTCATACACTAGAGAAAGAAGTCATATTAGCTCACTGGTTGTAGAGGCCATATTCTATACACTGCCTCAACACTTgaacgagcaaccacattttgcgttttttttacttttccaagttacaatatttcctccaacaaaagtacaataacttGTGGTTGACTTTCTATCCGATGGACTTCCATCCCAAACTCCCCTTCTTAAGCATGACTTCAGATATCTAAGTATGCGATCAACAACATCCATATACCTTGCTATAGGAGAATGAGTAAATTGACTGACGAAACTCACAGCGTTGGCAATTTTGGGCCTTGTGATTGTCCACTATATCAAACATCTTACCAATCTCTGAAATCTTCCAGGATCTTCTAGAGGTTCTTCATTTGCAATGATCTTGCTGTTGTAATCCATAGCAGTATCAGCTGGCTTCTCTTGTTTCTTTCATTAGGTCTAGGGTGTATATCCTCTATAGCACATGAGCAAACCTTTCTTAAATGAGTAAAtctcaattcccaaaaaatatttcatcttaCCAAAATCCCTTGATATCAAATTTCCTACTAAGATAATCCTTCAGTTCAGGAATGCCTCTTAAATTATTACTAGTACCaactatgtcatccacatagactaaaACAATAATAGTCCCAAATTAATATTTCTTAACAAGCATTGAGAAATGAGGACTACCCCTCACAAATTCCTACATCACGAATGTaaaaaaaggccgtacccagtgcacaaggctcccaacACTGTggggggtttggggagggtcttaatgtacgcagccttacccctgttttcacagagaggctgttttcagactcgaacccgtgaccacttggtcacaatggagcaacctttaccgttgcaccaaggcccaccctcccTACATCCACGAATGTAATACTCACAATTATTTCTGGGGTACTACATAGGTTCACTATTTATAGATTGAGATACAGCCCTAAGATAGAAAATACAGCCCAAGATAGCAATACAACAATCACCTACTAATCATACCAAATCACCAGATCTCTTTCCATTTGTAGAGGATCTGGTATGTTAATCTTTCTCTTAACAGAAGTTACAGAACATATCAagcaaaggaaaaggaaaacatCATAATGACGGAAT includes these proteins:
- the LOC122643580 gene encoding uncharacterized protein LOC122643580; translated protein: MVAWGMETDAMCVLCKSAAETLDHLFFQCSYSAKLWKSILALTGYSRGPLTSWQAEISWLVTHFQWNTLLSKVRRFSFVVLVYKLWGERNNRIFKGGELTAGVILRQVMNDTRGRFSGGKWAASDDNRTRDFFATWGIQVHFGAIGRIAAGQVLFATAGGFCGDCVLKAELEAIRCGMAKAKDMGIPQIQVRSYSKCVVQMITGLYTTHLGTIWD